The Opitutus sp. ER46 genome contains a region encoding:
- the alr gene encoding alanine racemase: MSTVAAASRILRCWAEIDLAALERNLKLIRASLPPHIRYVSVVKADAYGHGLHSAAAHLMHAGADLFAVANVTEAAALRELGPGWPILILSPLLPGEETSLMDSDAAATISTAEEVDRFEQAAKAAGRTITVHLKIDTGMGRVGVWHEEAPALYAKVTAAEHVRLAGVFTHFASPDDDVEFTAEQRRRFLRALQRCPGLDPSKLFVHADNSAGIETMPGSSPFNAVRIGLLQFGVLPHPNSMLGQVRTEPVFSFHTRVGLVKRLPGGTTVSYGRTHTLQRDATIAVLCAGYADGMPRAASNRAHVLIHGRRCPVLGRITMDQTIVDVSAVPGVACGDEAVLVGRQDEEEISLAEFSRAADTIPWETLTSVTKRVPRLYKTALGF, encoded by the coding sequence ATGAGCACTGTCGCTGCCGCATCGCGCATCCTGCGCTGCTGGGCCGAAATCGACCTCGCCGCGCTCGAGCGTAACCTGAAACTGATCCGTGCCTCGCTTCCGCCGCACATCCGCTACGTGTCGGTGGTCAAGGCCGATGCCTACGGCCACGGGCTCCACAGCGCCGCCGCCCATCTGATGCACGCCGGGGCGGATCTCTTCGCCGTCGCCAACGTCACTGAAGCCGCCGCGCTGCGCGAACTCGGTCCCGGTTGGCCGATCCTGATCCTCAGCCCTTTGCTGCCGGGTGAGGAGACCAGCCTGATGGACAGCGACGCGGCCGCGACCATTTCGACCGCCGAGGAAGTCGACCGCTTTGAACAGGCTGCCAAGGCCGCCGGCCGCACCATCACCGTCCACCTGAAGATCGACACCGGCATGGGCCGCGTCGGGGTGTGGCACGAGGAAGCACCCGCGCTCTACGCCAAGGTCACCGCCGCCGAACACGTGCGGCTCGCTGGCGTGTTCACGCATTTCGCCAGTCCCGACGACGACGTCGAGTTCACGGCCGAACAGCGACGACGCTTCCTGCGAGCGCTCCAGCGCTGCCCCGGCCTGGATCCGAGCAAGCTCTTCGTTCACGCCGACAACAGCGCCGGGATCGAAACGATGCCGGGCTCAAGTCCGTTCAACGCCGTCCGCATCGGCCTCCTGCAGTTCGGCGTCCTGCCCCACCCCAACTCGATGCTTGGTCAGGTGCGCACCGAGCCCGTGTTCAGCTTCCACACGCGAGTCGGACTCGTGAAGCGCCTTCCCGGCGGCACCACCGTCAGCTACGGGCGCACCCATACGCTGCAGCGCGATGCCACCATCGCCGTCCTCTGTGCCGGCTACGCCGATGGCATGCCACGGGCGGCGAGCAACCGCGCCCACGTCCTCATTCACGGCCGTCGCTGTCCCGTGCTTGGCCGCATCACCATGGACCAGACCATCGTCGATGTGTCGGCCGTGCCCGGCGTCGCGTGCGGCGACGAAGCCGTTCTCGTCGGCCGCCAGGATGAGGAGGAAATCTCCCTCGCCGAGTTCAGCCGCGCCGCGGACACGATCCCGTGGGAGACGCTCACATCCGTGACCAAGCGCGTGCCACGCTTGTACAAGACCGCGCTCGGGTTCTGA